The Arachis hypogaea cultivar Tifrunner chromosome 14, arahy.Tifrunner.gnm2.J5K5, whole genome shotgun sequence genome has a segment encoding these proteins:
- the LOC112744628 gene encoding cytochrome P450 85A, with the protein MAMLLGIIGGVVLVLCFCSVFLLKWNEVRYRRKGLPPGTMGWPLFGETTEFLKQGPNFMKHQRTRYGSFFKSHILGCPTIVSMDPELNRYILMNESKGLVPGYPQSMLDILGKCNIAAVHGSTHKYMRGALLSIISPTLIKDQHLPKIDEFMRSFLSHWDNRIINLQDKTKEMAFLSSLKQIAGMESSSISHPFMTEFFKLVLGTLSLPIDLPGTNYRRGLQARKNIVSILSQLLDERRVSQETHQDMLGSLMMGRRENRYKLTDEEIIDLIITIMYSGYETVSTTSMMAVKYLHDHPKVLEEMRKEHFAIRERKKPEDPIDCNDLKSMRFTRAVIFETSRLATIVNGVLRKTTHDMELNGYLIPKGWRIYVYTREINYDQFLYQDPLTFNPWRWLGNSLESQSHFLIFGGGTRQCPGKELGIAEISTFLHYFVTRYRWEEVGGDKLMKFPRVEAPNGLHIRVSSFTN; encoded by the exons ATGGCTATGTTATTGGGAATCATTGGTGGGGTGgtgttggtgctctgtttttgcTCTGTTTTCTTGTTGAAGTGGAATGAAGTGAGGTATAGGAGGAAAGGATTGCCACCAGGGACAATGGGGTGGCCTCTTTTTGGAGAAACCACTGAGTTTCTTAAGCAAGGTCCAAACTTCATGAAACACCAGAGAACAAG GTATGGTAGTTTTTTCAAATCACACATACTTGGGTGTCCTACCATAGTGTCAATGGATCCAGAGCTGAACAGATACATTCTGATGAATGAATCAAAAGGGCTTGTTCCTGGTTACCCTCAATCAATGTTGGATATCTTAGGAAAATGCAATATTGCAGCTGTTCATGGCTCCACTCACAAGTATATGAGAGGTGCATTATTATCCATCATTAGCCCTACTTTGATCAAAGATCAGCATCTGCCTAAGATTGATGAGTTCATGAGATCTTTTCTTAGTCATTGGGATAACAGAATCATCAACCTTCAAGACAAAACCAAAGAG ATGGCATTTCTCTCATCACTTAAGCAGATTGCTGGCATGGAATCTAGCTCAATATCTCATCCATTCATGACAGAGTTCTTTAAGCTTGTTCTAGGAACACTCTCCTTGCCTATTGATCTTCCCGGCACAAATTATCGCCGCGGACTACAG GCAAGGAAGAACATAGTTAGCATTCTAAGTCAGTTGCTAGATGAAAGGAGAGTCTCCCAAGAAACACACCAAGACATGCTTGGAAGCTTGATGATGGGTAGAAGAGAAAACAGATACAAATTAACTGATGAAGAGATCATTGATCTGATAATCACAATCATGTATTCTGGTTATGAAACTGTTTCaactacatcaatgatggcagtCAAGTACCTCCATGATCATCCCAAAGTTCTTGAAGAAATGAGA AAAGAGCATTTTGctataagagagagaaagaagccAGAGGATCCAATTGATTGTAATGATCTTAAGTCAATGAGGTTCACTCGTGCG GTTATTTTTGAGACCTCGAGATTAGCTACAATAGTCAATGGTGTTCTGAGAAAAACAACTCATGACATGGAACTAAATG GGTATTTGATTCCTAAAGGTTGgagaatatatgtatatacaaGAGAGATAAATTATGACCAGTTTCTGTATCAAGATCCACTGACATTTAATCCATGGAGATGGCTG ggAAATAGCTTAGAGTCACAGAGCCACTTCTTGATATTTGGAGGAGGCACTAGGCAGTGTCCAGGAAAAGAGTTGGGAATAGCAGAAATTTCcactttcttacattattttgtaACTAGATACAG GTGGGAAGAAGTAGGAGGAGATAAACTAATGAAATTTCCTAGAGTTGAGGCACCAAATGGACTTCACATTAGGGTCTCATCTTTTACTAACTAG